From the genome of Papaver somniferum cultivar HN1 unplaced genomic scaffold, ASM357369v1 unplaced-scaffold_10, whole genome shotgun sequence:
taggatttccttagttttgttttacttgaggacaagtaaaattcaggtttgggggtatttgatgagtgctaaaaagtacatatttctatatatttttcttggcaattaactcatcttttgtgttctaattctccattttaacccatattctgtattttcattgttttcaagaataaatacttttcttaattaattttgcatttttaggtaccaaataaagtttggatgaattgcggagcggaaaagagcagaaaagtggtggaagccaagaggaatcacacaaggaagccgcgaagaatgttgtgcgcaagaccagaaggctagaactgggcttgaagaggaagaattgttcttaaagaagatatgggcttggcatacccaaggcccaaaaccctcacccaaatccatttcctatatccatacccgtttccctttctagccgtcagattggatcatctcagcatcctatggtcgcagcatcgccagtacatcaaagtctgaagctcctgtctaacactacatcacctaactccatcttgagccgtcagtttcgttgtattagaaatccgacggtcgataccagtctcttcacttgtagccgttagatcaatctatcatttccgcatccaacggctcagcttcgcgaatcatcgagacttgatgaaaccgctcaacaccctaatacccaATTCTATACCCATCAGCCAAACATgccttaaccctaaaactatcgatccaaactttcttcttccatcttcttcaCCCATTCCCTCCCATTCCGTCGCTGCCAACACCACCAACTCCATCTGCAgcctctcaaccaccaccatccttcatcataacacaccaaccctaaaacccatcatcactaccactttcaccaactctatagacttctattccaccaatttcacgcctcaccaatctcatgaaccctagatgtgaaattggtagaataggttgaaatagagttgtaattagagcatgggtagacgcaggagaaggaataaaggcatgggtcgaagaagattgagtgatttcagagagttaggtatgtcaatttttctttttgtaaaaaccctaatttgaactgTTTAATTTGAGGATTTGGGGTttttctctgtaaaccctaattgattaatttgggtataaatatgggttgtgggtgtgtgttgtaactATGCCTGGGctatccagagcttcacccaagaggactggactagccagtgcctcaactgtgttattttcaattgttttgcacaatgtttgttatgttctgatttcatgtctagggtttagatgaaaccccaattctgatgttaagttgttcatattctagacagtgttcttgttgtgatataatgttgtggataaatataatctaaacatgtcagcattttactttcacaatgtatgccttgtatccattgtagtcaggttatttctatgttgaatgtgttgcaactcatgcttaacagattgttgttcatatctttgactaattgtactttaatcagacagttagtactttgtaggaacaccttagttgcgattagaatatccttcaggattgtttaGCTATCTAAGAGGTTAATCCATAGTTAGTTGCATTGTTAGAAGGCATCTAGAACTAGGATTAGGATCATCTTAGAGACACTTAACCATTCTCCTAAGAACATCCTTTGAtaagcagcaggcatagaacctcaactgccatctagatagttagATGAGGCTAGAACTTCACTAATATTTATACAAGGAACAAGACTCTCTTAGAACTAGGAGGACTTAGTttaggaaaagggtggattcaagatcctagtccatcccatatcactgccatttagaattctttaggaaatcacttagaaaacaacatatcaccctccttgtccctgtggactttcccctacttgcacactagcttcatcaagaccctgtatacttgtaggtaaaacataggttgtagttttaggtACTCTTTGCCCAGCTACCAGTTgcctaatgttaaaataaaagaaatatttggAACATTTTTGCTTTCCTTGCAGCAGATTAAGTAGTTTCAAAGTATATGTTGCATTCTTTATTAGTTATCACAACTTGTTGACTCAACTATCTGCGGAATTTGCATACCGGGAATATGTTCTCGTTATCAAGCCAAATTATTTTGCAAGTATGAATAAATTATGCAAAAATGTATTATTACGTAAATTTTAGTGGAGTAGGCTAACCATATATTTTCCTAGTTTTTCAGGTGAATCTAGCGTAGTTGAAGACGAAGTTGGAAAAGGAGAATATCACGTTTGGCTCGAGTAAGTGTTTCCAGGCTAATCTGTTTGAGGCAAATATATAGCTAGAAAATGTTGTCTCTTTTTGTTTGTTCCGCCTGTGCAACTTCCTGAAGCAATGTTGCAGATGCTATGTTCTTATATACACTTGTACCATATTTTCTGATTGTAAGGTTATTTGTGTTTCTGTAGACAGAAAACTAGTGGTTGCAATGCTAAATTTACAATCAGTTTGTTTGAAACTAGTGGGTGCGGAGGGATTGTGTGATTTATGTCGCCGAAGAGTGTCTTATTGGTGCAGGATACAACCCTGAAAACTGAAATCTTCATGGTTTATGTTGTAACCTATAGAAGGACTAGGTATGATATAATCTAGGTAATTCATGTTATGTGAAGTTTGGGTAATAGTACTCTCACCGGACCCATATTCTGACTTGATTGTATGAATTTAACACTTGTATATGTGCTTAAAATATGAAAATGTTGTTACATTAGGTGGATAAGGATATCAATGTGAATATTTTTTTGCATTGTCTAAGGTCATGTACTGCGCTAAGGCACAATCTTCCTGGGAGTTTAgattatgtttttaattttattcaaattttgtttCATTATATGCCTTAATTGTGATTTGGGTGTATAACAATTGCTCAATGTGTCGCAGGATGAAATTATACATTGTTTGGTGCCCTAAATAGAGATATCATATAGCAAAGGAGAACCATTTACTTTTGAAGTTGAACCATTAGAATCTGGTAATGCTGTTGGCAACcatctattttattttcttattttctcatGGGTGTGGTTCAATGAAACCTTTTGTAATGTGTTAAGCTTATATGGCTTTTCAATACATATCATTCAATAACAACCAATTTGCTGGCAGCTTACACCgttcttatttttcattttttcctatATTAGAGTACCGAGTCTAATTAGTTTGATTTTCCAGGAATTTAAATGCTACAATATGGATAAGAGTTGGATGCAAGGGAAATCTAGGTTGCATCCTGCATATAAAAGAGGTGTTAGAGAATTTATCAAGATTGTTCGAGATCACACAGATAGCATGGGAAGGACTCGTTGCCCGTGTGCCTGATACAAAAATAGTCATTTGGAGCCCATCCAGGTGGTTGAAGATCACTTGCAAGATTTTGGCATACACAGGAATTATACACTATGGATACACCATGGCGAAGATTATGAAACTGTctctgatgatgacgatgttgatgaagaagaaacacAAGGTTATACAACTGATGGGGTTAGTGAACTTCTTGAAGATGTGTGTGCCAGAGCAAACAACAATGAAAGTTCAGGTACACAAAACAGTTGTGAAAACATAGATATGTTTGATAGTCTCTTGAAGGATGCCTGTGAGCCTTTGTATCCTAACTGCATGAACTTTTCGAAGTTAGAGTTTGTTATGAGGTTGATGCATATCAAGATAATGAATCACATGAATAAAAAATCATTCCAGATGATCCTTGATTTGATTAAAGCGGCATTGCCTGAAGGTGAGACACTTCCAAACACCTACTACGAGGCTAAGAAATTATTGAGGAACCTTGGACTTGGTTATACAGTAATTCATGCATGCAGATACGATTGTGCACTTTTTTGGAAGGAAAATGAGAATCTTGAAATGTGTCCAAAGTGTAATGAGCCAAGGTATAAAGTCGTCGAGGGAAAAGGAAAGAAGATACCTCAGAAAGTACTGCGTTATTTTCCGCTCAAGCCAAGGCTGCAGAGATTGTTCATGTCAAGGATGATCGCTAAAGATATGAAATATTGGAAAAAAATACAGAAAGCGGAGAAAAATGTGTTTAGGCATCCAGCTGATTCTAAAATTTGGCAAGAGCTcgatgagaaacataattagtttGCCAAAGATGCACGTAATGTCCGTCTTGGCATTGCAAGCGATGGGTTTATTCCATCTAATGACCTCAATGGAAAACCACACAGTATTTGGCCTGTAATTGTTGTTCCATATAATTTGCCACCTTGGAGATACATGAAATAGCCCTTTATATTTTTGACTCTACTAATACCAGGACCTAATAGTCCCGGAAATGATATCGACGTTTATCTGAGGCCGCTGATAGATGAATTAAAAGAGTTATGGGAAATTGGTGTGCAGACTTTTGATGCAGATTCAAAGGAAGTATTTCGGCTTCATGCTGCGTTGTTATGGAGATCAATGATTTTCCTTCATATGGAAACTTATCTGGATGGAGTACTCATGGGTATTTAGCTTGTGCTGTTTGTAATAAAGATACACGTTCTATGTGGTTGAAGAGTGGATGGAAGATATGTTACATGGGTCATAGACGTTTTTTGCCTCAAACTCATGCTTGGAGAGACAGGGGCAAACATTTATTTGATGGGAAAGCCGAAAAAAAGTCGAAGCCAAAGGAGTTGTCTGGAGATGATGTGTTATTACAGCTAGAAGTCGTCGAGCAACAAGATTTTGGGAAGGCACCGAACACCAAAAATAGGAAACGGTATGATTTTGAGTTAAATTGGACAAAAAAGAGTATTTTTTTCGAATTACCATATTGGAAGATTAATAAATTGCGGCACAACGTTGATGTTATGCATGTGGAGAAAAATATTTGTGATAGTGTTGTAGGAACGCTGATGGACatagagaagaaaactaaagacACCATAAGATCTAGAGCAGACCTGGAAATATTGGGTTTGAAGAAGGAGCTACATCTAACTAAGAGAGGTAACAAGTTAATTAAGCCACCTGCATCTTATACTTTATCGGTTCCAGAGAGAAAAATATTATGCGAGTGGTTGAAGACGGTGAAGTTTCCTGACGGCTATGCCTCAAACATTGCTCAGTGTATAAAGGAAAAAGATGGTAAGATATCTGGAATGAAGAGCCATGATTTTCATGTATTTCTACAACGGATTCTTCCTATTGCATTGCGTGGTTTTTTGCCGAAAAATATATCCAGTGCATTAGTTAAGCTTGGTGTTTTCTTTAAGGAATTGTGTTCAAAGACATTAAGACTAGAAGTACTAGAGAAAATGGAAAAGGATGTTGCCGTACTACTATGCAAGTTGGAGCAAATTTTTCCACCAGCATTTTTTGATATTATGGTTCACTTGATAGTTCACTTACCACATGAAGCTATTCTTGGTGGACCCGTGCAATATCGTTGGATGTACCCAATTGAAAGGTAATTATTATCACAATTACTCTCATTTTTTGAAGTTATACTACTTTGCTCAAGTATCCGTATCAGATGATGTACATGTTTCTAAATACAATTACAGTGACGTAAATCCTTCACTGATGCCACCTATTATAAACATCTCCATCTGtatcttgtgttgttgaattcagtTGATAGGTGATCTGTATGTATATGTCATTCTCTTACAAGTTATCAGATACAaaatccatatatatatattacaaagTGATCAAACAGAGTGGTGACGATACTATTAGTTTTGCTAAACCTGACGTGGCTTTTGGTTTTGGTCATAACACAACTAACTTTGAACTTATTGAATCTATATATTATATTGTCCTTCACTGAATCAATGTCTGATCTTGAATAGGTATTTACGCACACTAAAGCAGTATGTACGAAACAAGGCACGCCCTGAAGGTTCCATTGCCGAGGCATACATCAACAATGAATGTCTTACTTTTTTCTCTATGTATCTACATGGAATTGAAACACGTTTTAACCGGGAAGATCGAAATCACGATGGTGGCTCTGGATAACCAGTTAAGGGGACAAGTGTTTTCTCAAATGATGCTCGACCGCTTGGAGCTGCTAAAAACGTAATGTTGGACGTGAAAGATATCAGCAAAGCTAGATTTTGTGTTCTGAACAATACTAGAGATCTATTACCGTACATTGAGTAAGTCTATATAATTTGGAATGAAGTTATTCATAATTGTTATGCATAACTAAAAGAATGACAGTTTTCATATATTATGCATATGCAGACAACATATGGATGAACTAGAAAAGGAAAACCCTCATAATGTAGATACGAGACATGAAAGATATTTTGCTAAATGGTTTGAAGAACGGGTAAGTACTAAATCAGATTATTTTATATACCTAGACGTTATCATTGATGTTATCGTAATTTGAAACCATCATTAGTAGTGTACGTAGCATACTGTTGTAAAAAGATGCATGTCTGAAACTTAGTATATTCATGGGTATAGATTGTGTTAGTTGAATGAGGAGTATTTTCGGTAATTTGAGAATGTCTACATAGTCAGATACTCATTTTTATCTTGATTATATTTTGTTTGTATATATATAAATGAAACGGGTAATTTTGAGTTGTTGGTGATAACGAAGAAA
Proteins encoded in this window:
- the LOC113326328 gene encoding uncharacterized protein LOC113326328 encodes the protein MDKSWMQGKSRLHPAYKRGVREFIKIVVEDHLQDFGIHRNYTLWIHHGEDYETVSDDDDVDEEETQGYTTDGVSELLEDVCARANNNESSGTQNSCENIDMFDSLLKDACEPLYPNCMNFSKLEFVMRLMHIKIMNHMNKKSFQMILDLIKAALPEGETLPNTYYEAKKLLRNLGLGYTVIHACRYDCALFWKENENLEMCPKCNEPRYKVVEGKGKKIPQKVLRYFPLKPRLQRLFMSRMIAKDMKYWKKIQKAEKNVFRHPADSKIWQELDEKHN